A single genomic interval of Bradyrhizobium japonicum USDA 6 harbors:
- a CDS encoding N-formylglutamate amidohydrolase: protein MTRFDGDVSPAFEIVEPAQWRAPVIFNSPHSGSTYPDEFLSASRIDLTTLRRSEDSFMDELIGHLSERGFPTVRVNFPRSYVDVNREPYELDPRMFTGRLPSFANTRSMRVAGGLGTIPRVVGDGQEIYRERILVDDALARIETLYKPYHRALRRLINKVHQMFGTVVLVDCHSMPSVGVSRDEPRRPDIVIGDRYGTSCTPLLPDRVEETMGGLGYSIGRNKPYAGGFITEHYGNPASGLHAVQLELNRAIYMDERRRERSPRFAQVASDFGVLADVLATTIPFGDLGPFQAAAE, encoded by the coding sequence ATGACCCGGTTTGACGGCGACGTGTCGCCCGCCTTCGAGATCGTGGAGCCCGCGCAATGGCGCGCGCCTGTCATCTTCAACTCGCCCCATTCCGGCTCGACCTATCCGGACGAATTCCTCAGCGCCTCCAGGATCGACCTGACGACGCTGCGGCGGTCCGAAGATTCCTTCATGGACGAGCTGATCGGCCATTTGAGCGAGCGCGGCTTTCCGACCGTGCGGGTCAACTTTCCCCGCTCCTATGTCGACGTCAATCGTGAGCCCTATGAGCTCGACCCCCGCATGTTCACCGGCCGGCTGCCGAGCTTTGCCAATACCCGCTCGATGCGGGTCGCCGGCGGGTTAGGCACCATCCCGCGCGTGGTCGGCGACGGCCAGGAGATCTACCGCGAACGCATCCTGGTCGACGATGCGCTGGCGCGGATCGAGACGCTGTACAAGCCCTATCATCGCGCGCTGCGCCGGCTGATCAACAAGGTGCACCAGATGTTCGGCACCGTGGTACTGGTCGATTGCCACTCGATGCCCTCGGTCGGCGTCAGCAGGGACGAGCCGCGGCGGCCCGACATCGTGATCGGCGACCGCTACGGCACGAGCTGCACGCCGCTGCTTCCGGACAGGGTCGAGGAGACCATGGGCGGGCTCGGCTATTCGATCGGTCGCAACAAGCCCTATGCCGGCGGCTTCATCACCGAGCATTACGGCAACCCCGCAAGCGGCCTGCACGCGGTGCAGCTCGAGCTCAACCGCGCGATCTACATGGACGAGCGGCGACGCGAGCGCAGTCCGCGCTTTGCGCAAGTGGCAAGCGACTTCGGCGTGCTCGCCGACGTGCTGGCGACGACGATCCCGTTCGGCGATCTCGGCCCGTTCCAGGCCGCGGCGGAATAA
- a CDS encoding RidA family protein — MSSVNKPGGNYLPVIIHGGIAYVSGQLPRRGEDLLYAGKVGANVDIAAAQEAAALCADLCISAINHATGGEDRIVQVLQLVGYIASAPGFTQQSQVMNGASDRLIERLGDRGRHTRTSVGVAELPRGAPVELSMIAAVRS, encoded by the coding sequence ATGAGCAGCGTGAACAAGCCCGGCGGCAACTATTTGCCGGTGATCATCCATGGTGGAATCGCGTATGTCAGTGGTCAGCTGCCGCGTCGCGGTGAGGACCTGCTGTATGCGGGCAAGGTCGGCGCAAATGTCGATATCGCGGCCGCGCAGGAGGCCGCTGCTCTCTGCGCCGATCTCTGCATTTCGGCCATCAACCACGCAACAGGCGGAGAGGACAGGATCGTCCAGGTCCTGCAGCTCGTTGGCTACATTGCTTCAGCGCCCGGATTTACCCAGCAGTCGCAAGTCATGAATGGGGCCTCCGACCGGCTGATCGAGCGCTTGGGCGATCGCGGTCGTCACACGCGCACGTCTGTCGGCGTCGCCGAGTTGCCGCGGGGCGCTCCCGTCGAGCTGAGTATGATTGCCGCTGTTCGGTCCTAA
- a CDS encoding L-2-amino-thiazoline-4-carboxylic acid hydrolase, with amino-acid sequence MSVSVIEQAKIQAQVLVPLVKALQAELGEARANTLVRKTLGDLYRGFGEEFWKTKNETENKTDLSKAVSSAFKAYARDDALAYDVIAQTEDTFAFDVTRCAYAEFYKALGEPELGFLLVCTADFATADGFGPDVRLTRTQTIMQGASHCDFRYRRDTGGSR; translated from the coding sequence ATGAGCGTTTCCGTCATCGAGCAGGCAAAAATCCAGGCGCAGGTGCTGGTGCCGCTGGTCAAGGCATTGCAGGCCGAGCTCGGCGAGGCGCGCGCCAACACACTGGTGCGGAAGACGCTCGGCGATCTCTATCGCGGCTTCGGTGAGGAGTTCTGGAAAACGAAGAACGAGACCGAGAACAAGACCGATCTTAGCAAGGCCGTGTCGTCGGCGTTCAAGGCCTATGCCCGCGACGATGCCCTCGCCTATGACGTGATCGCGCAGACCGAAGACACCTTTGCGTTCGACGTGACGCGATGCGCCTATGCCGAGTTCTACAAGGCGCTGGGCGAACCGGAGCTCGGCTTTCTCCTGGTCTGCACTGCCGATTTCGCGACCGCGGACGGGTTTGGTCCCGACGTCAGGCTCACGCGCACGCAGACCATCATGCAAGGCGCCAGCCATTGCGATTTTCGCTACCGGCGCGATACGGGGGGATCACGGTGA
- the cpdR gene encoding cell cycle two-component system response regulator CpdR → MPKILLAEDDNDMRRFLVKALENAGFQVSSHDNGMAAYQRLREEPFEMLLTDIVMPEMDGIELARRASELDPDIKIMFITGFAAVALNSDSDAPKNAKVLSKPVHLRELVSEVNKMLAA, encoded by the coding sequence ATGCCCAAAATCCTGCTCGCCGAAGACGACAACGACATGCGCCGTTTCCTGGTCAAGGCGCTGGAAAACGCTGGTTTTCAGGTCTCGTCCCATGACAACGGCATGGCCGCCTATCAGCGGCTCCGGGAAGAGCCGTTCGAGATGCTGCTGACCGACATCGTGATGCCGGAGATGGACGGCATCGAGCTCGCCCGCCGGGCCTCGGAACTCGACCCCGACATCAAGATCATGTTCATCACCGGCTTCGCCGCGGTCGCCCTGAACTCGGATTCGGACGCCCCCAAGAACGCCAAGGTGCTGTCCAAGCCGGTGCATCTGCGCGAATTGGTCAGCGAAGTGAACAAGATGCTGGCGGCCTAA
- a CDS encoding heme-binding protein translates to MDEPKPLTSAFTKTANFSIHEVDEVFRDAAQPAAGAAARAARPPVTLPPILGPLSAFTGTFTGQGFNTIFRPDSKITPTPMPGPINTTDPDDNVLELNLTDETMSFSNSLGSIPNRGSLQQADAFLNGVPYLQTINDITTGTPVGIHFEPGIWLAVPATTNPHEPFTVARMASIPHGTTIVAQGTALPPVGGKPTIAAIDITPFIGGNPGNKIPFQNQTAANNTTRRLPQDLTALMASGKLTQAMITDPNTVLRSQIAHQTITQTIAIETSTKPGTPLSGGPLPAIPSPGPHPQAPSFAGGTANIAFLQGLPVPPPGGNGANANAFQMDAVFWIETVVYDIDVPALPPGTPPVILQPRQRSNVPLVPSFVATIPFVPNKGFKGGHVKVATTQIQYSQKVMLDFAGLTWPHVSVASLVPAAPVPIPDHLLPLT, encoded by the coding sequence ATGGACGAGCCCAAACCACTCACCAGTGCATTCACCAAGACCGCGAATTTCTCCATCCACGAGGTCGACGAGGTGTTCAGGGACGCCGCGCAGCCCGCCGCGGGGGCCGCTGCCCGAGCTGCGCGTCCGCCGGTCACCTTGCCGCCCATCCTCGGTCCGCTGTCGGCCTTCACGGGCACCTTCACAGGACAGGGATTCAATACGATCTTCCGGCCCGACAGCAAGATCACGCCGACGCCGATGCCGGGGCCGATCAACACCACGGACCCCGACGACAACGTGCTGGAGCTGAATCTCACCGACGAGACGATGTCGTTCTCGAACAGTCTCGGCTCGATCCCCAATCGCGGCTCGCTGCAGCAGGCGGACGCATTCCTCAACGGCGTGCCGTATCTCCAGACCATCAACGACATCACCACGGGAACGCCCGTGGGCATTCACTTCGAACCCGGCATCTGGCTGGCGGTGCCGGCCACCACCAATCCGCACGAGCCGTTCACCGTTGCGCGCATGGCGTCGATCCCGCACGGCACGACGATCGTCGCGCAAGGCACCGCGCTGCCTCCGGTCGGCGGCAAACCGACCATCGCAGCGATCGACATCACCCCGTTCATCGGCGGCAATCCGGGCAACAAGATCCCCTTCCAAAATCAGACCGCGGCCAACAACACCACCCGCCGGCTACCTCAGGATCTGACCGCACTGATGGCCTCCGGCAAGCTCACCCAGGCCATGATCACCGATCCGAACACGGTGCTGCGCAGTCAGATCGCGCATCAGACCATCACCCAGACCATCGCCATCGAGACATCCACGAAGCCCGGCACGCCGCTGTCCGGCGGCCCGTTGCCGGCCATCCCCTCGCCCGGCCCGCATCCGCAGGCGCCGAGCTTCGCCGGCGGCACCGCGAACATCGCGTTCCTTCAAGGCTTGCCCGTTCCGCCGCCGGGCGGCAATGGCGCGAACGCCAACGCCTTCCAGATGGACGCGGTGTTCTGGATCGAGACGGTGGTTTACGACATCGACGTGCCGGCCCTGCCGCCGGGAACGCCGCCGGTGATCCTGCAACCGCGCCAGAGGAGCAACGTGCCGCTGGTTCCGAGCTTCGTCGCCACGATCCCGTTCGTGCCCAACAAGGGCTTCAAGGGCGGCCACGTCAAAGTGGCGACGACGCAGATCCAGTACTCACAGAAGGTCATGCTGGATTTCGCCGGCCTGACCTGGCCGCACGTCTCGGTCGCATCGCTGGTGCCGGCAGCACCCGTGCCGATCCCGGATCATCTGTTGCCGCTGACGTGA
- a CDS encoding NUDIX hydrolase, giving the protein MTTWRPHPHIRVVAIGLHWRDGRLLAAEVRDDAGRIKGVRPLGGEIEFGESWRVALVREFHEELGVDIAITGEPLVMENIFVHEGSTGHEVMFIAEVALPDGAFSGQDRIDFREDNGEEIVARWFDLAELDVEGGPRLYPTGLKGLLRGRWT; this is encoded by the coding sequence ATGACCACGTGGCGGCCCCACCCTCACATCCGCGTCGTCGCGATCGGCCTGCACTGGCGGGACGGGCGCCTGCTCGCGGCCGAGGTGCGTGACGATGCAGGACGGATCAAGGGCGTGCGCCCGCTCGGCGGCGAAATCGAGTTCGGCGAGAGCTGGCGGGTGGCGCTGGTGCGGGAATTTCACGAAGAGCTCGGCGTGGACATCGCCATCACGGGCGAGCCGCTGGTGATGGAGAACATTTTTGTGCACGAGGGATCGACCGGGCACGAGGTGATGTTCATCGCGGAGGTCGCGCTTCCGGACGGCGCGTTCAGCGGCCAGGACCGCATCGACTTCCGCGAGGATAACGGCGAAGAGATCGTCGCACGCTGGTTCGATCTTGCGGAGCTCGACGTCGAGGGCGGGCCGCGCCTCTATCCGACAGGACTGAAGGGCTTGCTGCGCGGGAGATGGACCTGA
- the hisN gene encoding histidinol-phosphatase, giving the protein MTVIDFSAFIGRLATASGETILPFFRTSLSIDDKSKTKDFDPVTEADRAAEAVMRRLIKASFPQHGIVGEEFGNEREDADYVWVLDPIDGTKSFIGGFPIWGTLIALLHKGAPVYGMMHQPFIGERFSGDNGSATYKGPSGERRLQVRRCASLSEATSYTTSPLLMNERDRAIFSRIEQGARLSRYGGDCYSYCMLAAGHVDLVVETELKPYDIAALIPIVTGAGGVVTTWEGKPAQGGGRIIAAGDARVHEEALKLLNG; this is encoded by the coding sequence GTGACGGTGATCGACTTCTCAGCCTTCATCGGACGGCTCGCCACCGCCTCCGGCGAAACCATCCTGCCGTTCTTCCGCACCTCGCTGTCGATCGACGACAAGAGCAAGACCAAGGATTTCGACCCCGTGACGGAGGCCGACCGCGCCGCGGAGGCGGTGATGCGCCGGCTGATCAAGGCGAGCTTCCCCCAGCACGGCATCGTCGGCGAGGAATTCGGCAATGAGCGCGAGGACGCCGATTATGTCTGGGTGCTCGACCCCATCGACGGCACGAAATCCTTCATCGGCGGCTTTCCGATCTGGGGCACGCTGATCGCGCTGCTGCACAAGGGCGCGCCGGTGTACGGCATGATGCACCAGCCCTTCATCGGCGAGCGCTTCTCCGGCGACAACGGCTCGGCCACTTATAAAGGCCCGTCGGGCGAGCGCCGGCTCCAGGTCCGCCGCTGCGCCTCGCTGTCGGAGGCAACGAGCTACACCACCAGCCCGCTGCTGATGAACGAACGCGATCGCGCCATTTTCAGCCGCATCGAACAGGGCGCGCGGCTGTCACGCTATGGCGGCGACTGCTACTCGTATTGCATGCTGGCGGCCGGTCACGTCGATCTCGTGGTCGAGACCGAGCTGAAGCCTTACGATATCGCGGCCCTGATCCCGATCGTGACCGGCGCCGGCGGCGTCGTCACCACCTGGGAAGGCAAGCCGGCCCAGGGCGGCGGCCGCATCATCGCGGCCGGCGACGCCAGAGTTCACGAAGAAGCACTGAAACTGCTCAACGGATAA
- a CDS encoding adenylate/guanylate cyclase domain-containing protein — MKQEISEEQRKSGILTGAVIALLLLALPLAVWLDLTDLSKTALRRQAADLNSVITSVRSYYASNVVGRILANPDGTTRVVHNYESVPGAIPIPATLSLELGRVIGAQQENIAYRFVSDFPFRNRAAHQLDKFERDALDALRKDPEQKIVETETSLFSDKVRLVAPVTMGPACVSCHNSHPESPKKDWKVGDVRGIQEVIIAQPIAANIFSFKFLLAYFLIAAGCGLSFLSLQRRQAGRIKGMNKELESANDFLASLSMKISRYIPPQVYKSIFSGQKDVTIHTERKKLTIFFSDIQNFTATAERLQPELLTQLLNEYFTEMSAIAHEHGGTIDKFIGDAMLIFFGDPETRGDRADAEACLQMAWRMQQRLAELNAKWRASGIEQPFRSRMGINSGYCNVGNFGSSDRMDYTIIGAEANLAARLQSIAEPGGIVLSYETFALVSDIVRAHALPAITMKGISREIIPYSVDALNDATAEKSGVITERAPGLELYLDPAVVKSGDAARVRSLLENALASLKPA; from the coding sequence GTGAAACAAGAGATCTCCGAAGAACAGCGCAAGAGCGGCATCCTCACGGGGGCCGTGATCGCCTTGCTCCTGCTCGCCTTGCCGCTCGCGGTGTGGTTGGACCTGACCGACCTCAGCAAGACCGCGCTGCGCCGGCAGGCCGCCGACCTCAACTCGGTAATCACGAGCGTGCGCAGCTACTATGCGTCCAACGTGGTCGGCCGCATCCTGGCCAACCCTGATGGCACCACCAGGGTCGTCCACAATTACGAATCCGTCCCCGGTGCGATCCCGATCCCGGCGACGCTGTCGCTGGAGCTCGGACGGGTGATCGGCGCGCAGCAGGAGAACATCGCCTACCGCTTCGTCTCGGATTTCCCGTTCCGGAATCGCGCCGCGCACCAGCTCGACAAGTTCGAGAGGGACGCGCTCGACGCGCTTCGGAAGGACCCCGAGCAGAAGATCGTCGAGACCGAGACCTCGCTGTTCTCCGACAAGGTCCGGCTGGTCGCGCCCGTTACGATGGGGCCGGCCTGCGTCAGCTGCCACAACAGCCACCCCGAGAGCCCGAAGAAGGACTGGAAGGTGGGCGACGTCCGTGGCATCCAGGAGGTGATCATCGCGCAGCCGATCGCCGCCAACATCTTCTCGTTCAAGTTCCTGCTGGCCTATTTCCTGATCGCCGCGGGCTGCGGCCTGTCGTTCCTCTCGCTCCAGCGCCGCCAGGCCGGCCGCATCAAGGGCATGAACAAGGAGCTCGAATCCGCCAACGACTTCCTGGCTTCGCTCTCCATGAAGATCTCGCGCTACATCCCGCCGCAAGTCTACAAGAGCATCTTCAGCGGCCAGAAGGACGTCACCATCCACACCGAGCGCAAGAAGCTGACGATCTTCTTCTCCGACATCCAGAATTTCACGGCGACCGCGGAGCGGCTTCAGCCGGAATTGTTGACGCAGCTCCTCAACGAATATTTCACCGAGATGTCGGCGATCGCGCACGAACATGGCGGCACCATCGACAAGTTCATCGGCGATGCCATGCTGATCTTCTTCGGCGACCCCGAGACCAGAGGCGACCGTGCGGACGCTGAGGCCTGCCTCCAGATGGCCTGGCGCATGCAGCAGCGTCTTGCCGAGCTCAATGCGAAGTGGCGCGCGTCCGGCATCGAGCAGCCGTTCCGCTCGCGCATGGGCATCAACTCAGGCTATTGCAATGTCGGCAATTTCGGCAGCAGCGACCGCATGGACTACACCATCATCGGTGCCGAAGCGAACCTCGCCGCGCGCCTGCAGTCGATCGCCGAGCCCGGTGGCATCGTGCTGAGCTACGAAACCTTCGCGCTGGTCAGCGACATCGTCCGCGCGCACGCATTGCCCGCGATCACGATGAAGGGCATCAGCCGCGAAATCATTCCCTATTCGGTCGACGCGCTCAACGACGCGACGGCGGAGAAGAGCGGTGTCATCACCGAGCGCGCGCCCGGCCTCGAGCTGTATCTCGACCCCGCGGTGGTGAAGTCGGGCGATGCCGCACGCGTCCGCTCGCTGCTGGAAAACGCGCTGGCTTCGCTGAAGCCGGCGTGA
- a CDS encoding enolase C-terminal domain-like protein, with protein MTETIRIKRFNARPVIVPMNLPLKTSTGAVAKAPLVLIDCETDQGAVGHAYLFSITPSALKPLTAMVTEMSELLAGDELLPFEIERKLTQRFTLLGLAGLQRLAQSGIDMAAWDALARSKGLPLARLLGGAPKPVRAYNSKGLGIMPAGAAVDEAHKLLAEGFHAAKIRVGRPDAREDLAVVRAVRKAVGDQVTLMCDYNQALTVTEAIRRGEMLDDEGLTWIEEPIRHDDYAGNARIADALRTPVQIGENFDSAFSMQAALSAEACDYVMPDVQRIGGVTGWLRAAALAQAAGIEMSTHLFSEVSAHLLCVTPTAHWLEYVDWADAVLATRLQIKDGFALPGEEPGNGIAWDEAAVKKYLVG; from the coding sequence ATGACCGAGACCATCCGCATCAAGCGCTTCAATGCGCGCCCCGTGATCGTGCCGATGAATTTGCCGCTCAAGACCTCGACCGGCGCGGTCGCAAAGGCGCCGCTGGTGCTGATCGACTGCGAGACCGACCAGGGCGCGGTGGGGCATGCCTATCTGTTCTCGATCACGCCTTCGGCCTTGAAGCCGCTGACGGCGATGGTCACGGAAATGTCAGAGCTCCTCGCCGGCGACGAGCTGCTGCCGTTTGAGATCGAGCGCAAGCTGACCCAGCGCTTCACCCTGCTCGGCCTCGCCGGCCTGCAGCGGCTGGCGCAATCCGGCATCGACATGGCGGCATGGGACGCGCTGGCGCGCAGCAAAGGCCTGCCGCTCGCGCGCCTGCTCGGCGGCGCGCCGAAGCCGGTCAGGGCCTACAATTCGAAGGGGCTCGGCATCATGCCGGCGGGCGCCGCGGTGGACGAAGCCCACAAGCTGCTCGCCGAAGGTTTTCACGCCGCAAAGATCCGCGTCGGCCGGCCCGATGCGCGGGAGGATCTCGCCGTGGTGCGCGCGGTGCGCAAGGCCGTCGGCGATCAGGTCACGCTGATGTGCGACTACAACCAGGCCCTGACGGTCACCGAAGCCATCCGCCGCGGCGAGATGCTCGACGACGAGGGGCTGACCTGGATCGAGGAGCCGATCCGCCACGACGATTACGCTGGTAACGCGCGCATTGCGGATGCGCTGCGCACCCCGGTCCAGATCGGCGAGAATTTTGACAGCGCCTTCTCGATGCAGGCGGCGCTGTCCGCGGAAGCCTGCGACTACGTGATGCCCGACGTGCAGCGCATCGGCGGCGTCACCGGGTGGCTTCGCGCCGCCGCGCTCGCGCAGGCCGCCGGCATCGAGATGTCGACGCACCTGTTCTCGGAGGTCAGCGCGCATTTGCTCTGCGTGACGCCGACCGCGCACTGGCTGGAATATGTCGACTGGGCCGACGCCGTGCTGGCGACGCGATTGCAGATCAAGGACGGCTTTGCCCTGCCGGGCGAGGAGCCGGGCAACGGGATTGCGTGGGACGAGGCGGCGGTGAAGAAATATCTCGTCGGATAA